The Pyrenophora tritici-repentis strain M4 chromosome 10, whole genome shotgun sequence genome contains a region encoding:
- a CDS encoding DUF612 multi-domain protein, protein MAPVDRREHRQQRVRGAGPSSVQASFGFNFGALAARPAKQASLPPQLSSRRTPVQRTPRATNGSVQRHRSASIQRSSSVKRKSTPREENVTPHLGKRKRGSSQAEPGADNTDEDELSPDREEVVRFIEKSRRMVGTVSPIREERDKVPDELSILNEGASTVRETVFAKSTVMKRTPPQALAQKRIFPGNTPQQTPIPDRVEALSVASRKSTTRRSKSTDPVPATPSLSVNGRSRVSSVSRSGTNLATPIVAPADDESEDELSPQPNEATPRVVGSEPRPQPMVQEDTQMDMDELSSPKQQTPIVSQEAKTQVGEKEPVTVSRRAKRGRPRKEATPPEVELQQEDNEPTPQPTKRGRPRKEATPLEVEPQVEENEPTPQPNQRGRLRKEAPATESEPQATPVILKPKPNKRSEPMAAVGGEAVDEPSPEREKTLKKPAKPAEPLNREEEVEETSTVQEELPEDEAPSADETEIIPRPATKRRSPKQVPRNKPLAEKLPPRKRQKFLGPKHAISVMRIKGSAVRGITVADTTRTILEETIDHRLNRMAETLQTSQNSDRRKELRSEINLSLSFKESLNEKLLDLQDANDVLSTNFKKTKLFKRDNAELRKEILGLQNNREEIAIEQDYIQAHFEAEKAKVEARNTLSDNMFDIEAAIKNGREQARKEGRENEGPEIPLSMLLETVGKDVGSRGGGLLANVKSFNGLLEKAAGWLEGRA, encoded by the exons ATGGCGCCAGTTG ATCGCCGCGAACATCGACAACAGCGCGTGCGCGGTGCTGG ACCCTCCTCAGTGCAAGCATCTTTTGGATTCAACTTTGGCGCTCTTGCGGCACGTCCTGCCAAACAAGCCTCCCTTCCACCTCAACTATCGTCGCGTCGAACACCAGTCCAAAGAACACCACGTGCCACGAATGGCTCAGTACAGCGACACCGGAGCGCGTCAATCCAACGTAGCAGTTCCGTAAAGCGCAAGAGCACACCGCGGGAGGAGAATGTGACCCCGCATCTGGGTAAGAGGAAGCGGGGTTCATCGCAGGCGGAGCCAGGGGCAGATAATACAGACGAGGATGAGCTGAGTCCAGACCGGGAGGAAGTTGTGCGCTTCATCGAGAAGAGTAGGAGAATGGTTGGCACAGTTTCGCCCATACGCGAAGAGCGAGACAAGGTGCCAGATGAGCTGTCTATCTTGAACGAAGGCGCCAGTACTGTACGCGAGACGGTCTTCGCCAAGTCGACGGTGATGAAGCGCACACCTCCACAAGCATTAGCACAAAAGCGCATATTTCCTGGTAATACGCCGCAGCAGACGCCCATTCCCGACCGAGTAGAAGCACTGTCAGTGGCATCACGAAAATCGACAACAAGACGATCAAAGTCGACAGATCCCGTTCCTGCAACACCGAGTCTATCTGTGAATGGCCGCTCGAGAGTATCCTCCGTTTCCCGATCCGGAACCAATTTGGCTACCCCGATTGTTGCCCCAGCGGATGACGAGAGCGAAGATGAACTGTCACCACAACCCAATGAGGCTACACCACGGGTGGTCGGAAGTGAACCACGACCACAGCCCATGGTACAAGAAGACACGCAGATGGACATGGACGAGCTCTCATCGCCGAAGCAACAAACACCAATCGTAAGCCAGGAAGCGAAAACTCAAGTAGGCGAAAAGGAGCCTGTCACTGTATCACGACGAGCGAAGCGCGGTAGACCTCGTAAAGAAGCCACACCGCCAGAAGTCGAACTTCAACAAGAAGATAATGAGCCCACACCACAACCAACCAAACGCGGTAGACCTCGTAAAGAAGCCACACCACTAGAAGTTGAGCCTCAAGTAGAAGAGAACGAGCCTACGCCACAGCCGAACCAACGCGGTCGACTTAGAAAAGAAGCCCCAGCAACGGAAAGCGAACCTCAAGCAACTCCAGTCATACTCAAGCCAAAACCGAATAAGCGGAGCGAGCCAATGGCAGCAGTAGGTGGCGAGGCCGTAGACGAGCCTTCCCCTGAGCGCGAGAAAACACTGAAAAAACCTGCAAAACCTGCAGAACCTTTAAACCGGGAAGAAGAAGTAGAAGAAACGTCTACTGTACAAGAAGAGTTACCCGAGGACGAGGCGCCCTCTGCAGATGAGACGGAGATTATACCAAGGCCTGCGACGAAACGGCGCTCTCCGAAACAAGTGCCGCGAAATAAACCTTTGGCAGAGAAGCTACCACCTCGCAAACGTCAAAAGTTCTTAGGGCCGAAACATGCCATCTCCGTCATGCGCATCAAGGGGTCCGCAGTACGAGGTATCACAGTTGCAGATACTACGCGCACAATCTTGGAAGAAACTATCGATCATCGCCTCAATCGTATGGCTGAGACCCTGCAGACCTCACAAAACTCTGACCGACGCAAGGAACTGCGAAGCGAGATCAACCTTTCCCTGTCCTTCAAGGAGAGTTTGAATGAGAAGCTCTTGGACTTGCAGGACGCTAATGACGTCTTAAGTACCAATTTTAAGAAGACAAAACTGTTCAAGCGCGATAACGCTGAACTACGCAAGGAAATACTTGGTCTCCAGAACAACCGAGAGGAGATCGCAATTGAGCAGGACTATATACAGGCTCACTTCGAAGCTGAGAAGGCCAAAGTAGAGGCTAGGAATACGCTTAGTGACAATATGTTTGATATTGAGGCTGCGATCAAGAACGGCCGCGAGCAAGCGCGCAAGGAAGGAAGAGAAAACGAGGGTCCGGAAATCCCGCTAAGCATGCTACTGGAGACGGTAGGCAAGGATGTCGGCTCGCGTGGCGGTGGGCTTCTGGCTAATGTCAAGAGCTTCAATGGGCTTCTAGAGAAGGCTGCCGGCTGGCTAGAAGGAAGAGCTTGA
- a CDS encoding oxidoreductase NAD-binding domain-containing protein 1 — MPQARSAKAILSHQERTATEPRDNDLYTATLAKVTHVNDRIKRYKFQIDEKNGFNFLPGQWLDVFVPDVEKPGGFTITSSPSEALPRSDPDHVPFFELAVQKAPENPPAAWLWKPVEEILGKQVTVRVGGSFVWPPPCLDMKKIKRAIFIAGGVGINPMMSMMTYINQNYPNLEVRFLYSTKVPSRETDPSEVLFLQDVLDLFRIPRFKTTKDRLELFFTGTWDGSEMGTNEGDLIHPLMSLTLPQIDSATEVPVCAWTHRIDDIALSSAVGNRKEAQSTVFYVCGPPDMTDDMVKFIKEQDNVIPQRVLYEKWW, encoded by the exons CACTGCTACGCTTGCCAAAGTGACACATGTCAACGATCGGATCAAGCGCTATAAATTCCAAATAGATGAAAAGAACGGCTTCAAC TTCCTCCCCGGCCAATGGCTTGATGTCTTTGTGCCTGATGTAGAAAAGCCGGGCGGATTCACAATAACCTCATCGCCGTCAGAAGCGCTCCCGCGATCGGATCCTGACCACGTACCGTTCTTTGAGCTAGCCGTCCAAAAGGCTCCTGAGAACCCACCAGCAGCATGGTTATGGAAACCGGTCGAGGAGATACTGGGCAAGCAGGTCACGGTGCGCGTCGGCGGTAGTTTTGTGTGGCCGCCGCCCTGTCTCGACATGAAGAAGATCAAGCGCGCCATCTTCATCGCAGGCGGCGTTGGTATCAA CCCTATGATGTCAATGATGACTTATATAAACCAGAACTACCCGAACCTCGAAGTACGCTTCTTGTATTCCACCAAAGTCCCCTCGCGCGAAACAGACCCGAGCGAAGTTCTCTTCCTCCAAGATGTGCTTGACCTGTTCCGCATACCGCGCTTCAAAACCACAAAGGATAGACTAGAGCTCTTCTTTACCGGCACATGGGATGGATCCGAGATGGGCACAAATGAGGGCGATCTGATACATCCGCTGATGTCGTTGACGCTGCCGCAAATCGATTCGGCTACCGAAGTACCAGTCTGTGCATGGACCCATAGGATTGACGATATCGCGCTGTCGAGCGCGGTTGGTAACAGGAAGGAGGCGCAATCCACGGTTTTCTATGTATGCGGGCCTCCAGACATGACGGACGACATGGTCAAGTTTATCAAGGAGCAAGATAACGTCATACCGCAGAGAGTGCTGTACGAGAAGTGGTGGTAA
- a CDS encoding RbsK, Sugar kinase, ribokinase family encodes MARNHIICVGAVYIDTILTVPHFPIEDEKLRARGLSRRRGGNTANSLEVLSQLQNQDPTITTKTSGAAALHLLAVLPDEHSASAKFICESIPGVNTAGVSLFRHGYEEAASSYIIQSQETRSRTIVSINQLPEMKFEEFKQRIEAFALPLSAEEKVWVHFEGRIPEVTYPCAEFLRDALTRFRISVECEKPERKDIAKVARFADVVFYSKLWAEKNGFGDAKTFLEAQREGTKEGAILCCTWGSGGATALQKGAQETWANVKAWHVSGEEQAQVVDTIGAGDTFIAGILFSVNNHDEWDL; translated from the exons ATGGCCAGAAATCACATCATATGTGTGGGCGCAGTATATATCGACACCATCCTGAC TGTGCCGCACTTTCCCATCGAAGATGAGAAGCTCCGCGCAAGAGGGCTTTCACGGAGAAGGGGTGGCAACACAGCGAACAGCCTCGAGGTACTATCGCAACTACAAAATCAAGATCCAACGATAACGACTAAAACATCTGGTGCTGCTGCCTTGCACCTGTTAgccgtacttccagatgaGCACTCTGCCTCCGCAAAGTTTATCTGCGAATCCATTCCGGGCGTGAATACCGCCGGTGTGAGCTTGTTTCGACACGGATACGAGGAAGCTGCATCGAGCTACATTATCCAAAGCCAAGAGACGCGGTCGAGAACCATTGTCAGTATCAACCAACTACCCGAGATGAAATTTGAAGAGTTCAAGCAGCGGATTGAAGCTTTTGCTTTGCCTCTGTCTGCAGAAGAAAAGGTATGGGTTCACTTCGAAGGCCGCATCCCAGAAGTCACGTACCCGTGTGCTGAGTTCCTGCGCGATGCCCTTACAAGATTCCGTATCAGTGTCGAATGTGAGAAGCCTGAGCGGAAGGATATAGCAAAGGTAGCCAGATTCGCAGATGTCGTCTTCTACTCGAAACTTTGGGCAGAGAAAAATGGATTTGGAGATGCAAAGACGTTTCTTGAGGCACAGCGAGAAGGCACAAAAGAAGGGGCGATACTATGCTGTACTTGGGGTTCTGGTGGTGCTACCGCTTTGCAAAAGGGGGCTCAAGAGACGTGGGCTAATGTAAAAGCGTGGCATGTATCTGGAGAAGAGCAGGCACAGGTTGTGGACACGATTGGTGCCGGCGATACATTCATTGCTGGTATTTTGTTCTCAGTCAATAACCATGATGAGTGGGACCTGTAG